A section of the Deltaproteobacteria bacterium genome encodes:
- a CDS encoding radical SAM protein translates to MKRRKAGGCVIGSDIKSRRIVLCVPHYAKRISRVAQSTIGPPLGLAYIAAVARSRGYDVSILDANALGLSDEETARRIAEARPAVAGFTAVTPTVDQCSRIAARVRELAPEAFLMLGGTHATAAAEPTARRYPHWDLIVRREADTRFADLLEGLAAGRAPGDFEGVTFRDPSGEVVSTPDPAAMVDLDALPFPARDLLPMDRYIGPDGDRVTTMIATRGCPASCSYCYVPNAFSKKMRIRDAASVADEIEQCRRDFGTRNVNFIDDTFTTDKAWVHGLCDTFIRRGLPGRVRWLCLTRVDMVDEDLLRAMKAAGCFKVEFGIESGDDEVLEAVDKKMRARQIVEGFRLARRVGLETLGFVILFPPQETEASLRRTHRFIFEADPDTIQVSFCTPYPGTTLERRMREAGIHYDEDWSRYVFLTTPTIDHPRFTRDEMAAWQKRILRSFYFRPKTVWRFLASTWRKGGWGGFARSAAAGARALLTS, encoded by the coding sequence ATGAAGCGCCGAAAAGCGGGAGGGTGCGTGATCGGGTCCGACATCAAGTCCCGGCGGATCGTTCTGTGCGTGCCGCACTACGCGAAACGCATCAGCCGCGTCGCGCAATCGACGATCGGCCCGCCGCTGGGGCTCGCCTACATCGCGGCCGTCGCCCGCTCGCGCGGGTACGACGTGTCGATCCTCGACGCGAACGCACTGGGGCTCTCCGACGAGGAAACGGCGCGGCGCATCGCCGAGGCGCGCCCGGCGGTCGCGGGTTTCACCGCCGTCACGCCCACGGTGGACCAGTGCTCGCGCATCGCCGCGCGGGTGCGTGAGCTTGCGCCGGAGGCGTTTCTGATGCTCGGCGGAACGCACGCGACCGCCGCCGCCGAGCCCACGGCGCGCCGTTATCCCCACTGGGATCTCATTGTGCGCCGCGAGGCCGACACGCGCTTTGCCGATCTGCTCGAAGGGCTCGCGGCGGGCCGCGCGCCGGGAGACTTCGAGGGCGTGACGTTTCGCGACCCGAGCGGCGAAGTCGTCTCGACGCCGGACCCGGCGGCGATGGTCGATCTCGACGCGCTGCCGTTTCCCGCGCGCGACCTGCTGCCGATGGACCGCTACATCGGGCCCGACGGCGACCGCGTGACGACGATGATCGCGACACGCGGCTGCCCGGCGAGCTGCTCGTACTGTTACGTGCCGAACGCGTTTTCGAAAAAGATGCGCATCCGCGATGCGGCGAGCGTAGCGGACGAGATCGAGCAGTGCCGGCGCGACTTCGGCACGCGCAACGTGAACTTCATCGACGACACCTTCACCACGGACAAGGCGTGGGTGCACGGGCTGTGCGACACGTTCATCCGCCGCGGTCTGCCGGGACGTGTGCGCTGGCTGTGCCTGACGCGCGTGGACATGGTGGACGAGGACCTGCTGCGTGCCATGAAGGCCGCGGGGTGTTTCAAGGTCGAGTTCGGCATCGAGTCGGGCGACGACGAGGTGCTGGAAGCCGTGGACAAGAAGATGCGCGCGCGGCAGATCGTCGAGGGATTCCGCCTCGCCCGGCGCGTAGGACTCGAAACGCTCGGCTTCGTCATTCTGTTCCCGCCGCAGGAGACGGAAGCCTCCTTGCGCCGCACGCACCGCTTCATCTTCGAGGCGGACCCTGACACGATCCAGGTGTCGTTCTGCACGCCGTACCCGGGAACGACGCTGGAGCGGCGGATGCGCGAGGCGGGCATTCATTACGACGAGGACTGGAGCCGTTACGTCTTCCTGACGACGCCGACGATCGACCACCCGCGCTTCACGCGCGACGAGATGGCCGCGTGGCAGAAGAGGATTTTGCGTTCGTTCTACTTCCGGCCGAAGACCGTCTGGCGATTTCTCGCCTCGACATGGCGCAAAGGCGGGTGGGGCGGATTCGCCCGCAGTGCCGCCGCAGGCGCCCGCGCACTCTTGACAAGCTGA
- a CDS encoding glycosyltransferase family 2 protein has protein sequence MRYTILIPCHNEAGSLRAVLERVRADFPGEECLVVDDGSTDGTGEIATSVPGVRVHRLDPNRGKGVALRTGFSLAHGDAILMIDGDGQDDPAEMRLLADEIERGADFANGSKFIGTLEPGAISTPNYFGNRFMSGMINLLFRARVSDSQSGFRAVRADLIRAMKLRSVQYEIETEMLCQAIKRGARIVEVPVTRRPRSAGSTGFRRVRNGLRILFTILAERLRP, from the coding sequence ATGCGCTACACGATCCTCATTCCCTGCCACAACGAGGCGGGCTCCCTGCGCGCGGTGCTCGAGCGCGTGCGCGCCGATTTTCCGGGCGAGGAGTGCCTCGTCGTCGACGACGGGTCGACCGACGGCACGGGCGAAATCGCGACCTCGGTGCCCGGCGTGCGCGTGCACCGACTCGATCCCAACCGGGGCAAGGGCGTCGCGCTGCGGACGGGATTTTCGCTGGCGCACGGCGACGCGATCCTGATGATCGACGGCGACGGACAGGATGATCCCGCCGAGATGCGCCTGCTCGCCGACGAGATCGAACGCGGCGCGGATTTCGCGAACGGCTCCAAGTTCATCGGCACGCTGGAACCGGGCGCGATTTCGACGCCCAATTATTTCGGCAACCGGTTCATGAGCGGGATGATCAACCTGCTTTTTCGCGCGCGGGTGTCCGATTCGCAGTCGGGTTTTCGTGCCGTGCGCGCCGATCTGATCCGCGCGATGAAGCTGCGCTCGGTGCAGTACGAGATCGAAACCGAGATGCTGTGTCAGGCGATCAAGCGCGGCGCGCGCATCGTCGAGGTTCCCGTCACCCGCCGCCCGCGCAGCGCGGGATCGACCGGGTTCCGCCGCGTGCGTAACGGCCTGCGAATCCTCTTCACGATTCTCGCGGAACGACTGCGTCCGTAG
- a CDS encoding MFS transporter, with translation MNAASRVPWLALIRAALREPRMMFVGALGFSSGLPFGFVVFTVPVWLRTQGVSLTEIGLLSLATLPWGFKFLWSPLVDRFRLFGSRRRGWIAATQIGIAAVLAAVASIAGAPASLAVGILVLAIAFLSATQDIAVDAYAVETLRPEEYGTGNGWRASTYRVAMLVSGGIAISAAQFASWPVVFAGLAAAAVALVFAAIFAPEPIVADTSAPTFQDTVIGPFRDFLATPRAGVIAGFIFLYKLTDATAGMMFHPMLVDHGFPLVEIGLAQKTVGLVAAMIGAMAGGVYTSGKGIRAGLLVGALTQPLSNLAYFAVAVSGQSRVVLYGAVAAENICGGLGAAALMAYMSSLCGTRYCATQFALLTSLFGLSRSVAGAMGGAMAERLGYPVFFISTVALGLPALLLWGMLGASANGRATDAVVPRES, from the coding sequence GTGAACGCCGCTTCGCGCGTTCCCTGGCTCGCCCTGATCCGCGCGGCGTTGCGCGAGCCGCGCATGATGTTCGTCGGCGCGCTCGGATTCTCGTCCGGTCTGCCCTTCGGATTCGTCGTCTTCACCGTCCCCGTATGGCTGCGCACGCAGGGCGTCAGCCTCACCGAGATCGGCCTGCTTTCGCTCGCCACGCTGCCGTGGGGATTCAAGTTCCTGTGGTCGCCGCTCGTCGATCGCTTTCGCCTCTTCGGCTCGCGGCGGCGCGGATGGATCGCCGCGACGCAGATCGGCATCGCGGCGGTGTTGGCGGCCGTCGCGTCCATCGCGGGCGCGCCGGCGTCGCTCGCCGTGGGCATTCTCGTGCTCGCCATCGCGTTCCTCTCCGCCACGCAGGACATCGCCGTGGACGCCTACGCCGTCGAGACGCTGCGCCCCGAGGAATACGGTACGGGCAACGGCTGGCGCGCCTCGACCTACCGCGTCGCCATGCTGGTGTCGGGGGGCATCGCGATCTCCGCGGCGCAGTTCGCGTCGTGGCCGGTCGTTTTCGCGGGGCTCGCCGCCGCGGCGGTCGCGCTGGTCTTCGCGGCGATCTTCGCACCCGAGCCCATCGTCGCCGACACCAGCGCGCCGACGTTTCAGGACACGGTAATCGGCCCGTTCCGCGATTTCCTCGCCACACCGCGCGCGGGCGTCATTGCCGGGTTCATCTTTCTCTACAAGCTCACCGACGCGACCGCCGGGATGATGTTCCATCCCATGCTCGTCGATCACGGCTTTCCCCTCGTCGAGATCGGCCTCGCGCAAAAGACCGTCGGCCTCGTCGCCGCGATGATCGGGGCGATGGCCGGCGGCGTGTACACGTCGGGCAAGGGCATCCGCGCGGGTTTGCTGGTCGGTGCGCTGACCCAACCCCTCTCGAATCTCGCGTATTTCGCGGTGGCGGTGTCGGGCCAAAGCCGCGTGGTGCTCTACGGCGCGGTGGCGGCCGAAAACATCTGCGGCGGGCTTGGTGCCGCCGCACTCATGGCCTACATGTCGTCGCTGTGCGGCACGCGTTATTGCGCCACGCAGTTCGCGTTGCTCACGAGCCTGTTCGGCCTTTCGCGCTCGGTGGCGGGGGCGATGGGCGGCGCGATGGCCGAACGCCTCGGCTACCCGGTGTTTTTCATCTCCACCGTGGCGCTCGGTCTGCCCGCCTTGTTGCTGTGGGGAATGCTGGGCGCATCCGCGAACGGACGCGCTACGGACGCAGTCGTTCCGCGAGAATCGTGA
- a CDS encoding O-acetyl-ADP-ribose deacetylase, giving the protein MNLAERMEVWQGDITKLDVDAIVNAANHTLLGGGGVDGAIHRAAGPELLKECRALDGCRTGEAKITAGHRLAARHVIHTVGPVYGRGGADREALLASCYRNSLALAAQHGLRTIAFPAISTGVYGYPPDEAARVAIKAVSDYLRADASIEKVVFCAFDERSTKLLRDALATVA; this is encoded by the coding sequence ATGAACCTCGCCGAACGCATGGAAGTCTGGCAGGGCGACATCACGAAGCTCGACGTGGACGCGATCGTCAATGCGGCGAACCACACGCTGCTGGGCGGTGGAGGCGTGGACGGCGCGATCCACCGCGCGGCGGGTCCCGAGTTGCTGAAGGAATGCCGGGCGCTCGACGGCTGCCGCACCGGCGAGGCGAAGATCACCGCGGGCCATCGGCTCGCGGCGCGGCACGTGATCCACACCGTGGGCCCGGTGTACGGTCGCGGCGGCGCGGATCGCGAGGCGCTCCTCGCATCGTGCTATCGCAACTCGCTCGCCCTCGCCGCGCAACACGGATTGCGGACCATCGCGTTCCCGGCCATCAGCACCGGCGTGTACGGTTACCCGCCCGACGAGGCCGCCCGCGTCGCGATCAAGGCCGTCAGCGATTACCTGCGCGCCGACGCGTCGATTGAGAAGGTCGTCTTCTGCGCCTTCGACGAGCGCTCCACGAAGCTCCTGCGCGACGCCCTCGCGACCGTCGCGTGA
- a CDS encoding acyltransferase codes for MLIGYVQTEPILGDVAGNLERAAAVAAHVQADLLVFPELFATGYAHADRDAAWALAEDADGPTIGWAYDFSGRTGAAVCGGYIRRDGARAFNSAFLVDGEGLVATYDKIHLFHNERRLFDPGQCAPSVCTVREVPVGIMICYDWQFPELARSLALDGARVLLHPSNLVLPWGQDAMRIRGLENGVFTVTANRVGTDGDLNFTGSSQITGPKGEILSSAPTVGEYAYAVNIDPDEAADKRTTDLADRFADRRPEFYGRVTRR; via the coding sequence ATGCTCATCGGATACGTGCAGACCGAACCGATCCTTGGCGATGTCGCGGGAAATCTGGAGCGCGCGGCGGCGGTCGCGGCGCACGTCCAGGCTGACCTGCTCGTCTTTCCCGAGCTGTTTGCCACCGGCTACGCTCACGCCGATCGCGACGCAGCCTGGGCGCTCGCCGAGGACGCCGACGGGCCGACCATCGGTTGGGCCTACGATTTTTCGGGGCGCACCGGTGCGGCGGTTTGCGGCGGCTACATCCGGCGCGACGGCGCGCGCGCGTTCAACTCCGCCTTTCTCGTGGACGGCGAGGGGCTCGTCGCGACCTACGACAAGATCCACCTGTTCCACAACGAACGTCGACTCTTCGATCCCGGCCAGTGCGCGCCGTCGGTCTGCACGGTGCGCGAGGTGCCCGTGGGCATCATGATCTGTTACGATTGGCAGTTCCCAGAACTCGCCCGCTCGCTCGCCCTCGACGGTGCACGCGTGCTGCTGCACCCGAGCAACCTGGTACTGCCTTGGGGGCAAGACGCGATGCGCATCCGGGGCCTCGAGAACGGCGTTTTCACGGTGACCGCGAACCGCGTGGGCACCGACGGCGATTTGAACTTCACGGGCAGTTCGCAGATCACCGGACCGAAGGGCGAGATCCTTTCGAGCGCGCCGACGGTGGGCGAATACGCGTATGCCGTGAATATCGATCCCGACGAGGCGGCGGACAAACGCACGACCGATCTGGCCGACCGCTTCGCGGATCGCCGGCCCGAGTTCTACGGGCGCGTGACGCGTCGATAA
- a CDS encoding c-type cytochrome produces the protein MKRILIFAFVAFVAMAGCQTQTAPAPVAPPPEAAAPPAPTEAPIDPALLGAFAALPAVIESADNPLTDEKVALGRTLYYDKRFSKNHDLSCNSCHLLTQYGVDNKATSPGHKGQLGDRNSPTVYNAAGEFVQFWDGRAPTVEEQAKGPVLNPVEMALADDKAVLAVINSIPEYVEAFKKAFPADKDPVTYDNFGRAIGAFERKLVTPSKWDKFVGGDMAALNDAEKAGFKKFVEVGCTACHTGALLGGHMFQKLGLVKPWPNDKDPGRAKVTNSDADKLFFKVPMLRNIEKTGPYYHDGSVATLEGAVKLMGEHQLGKTLSDADVASIMTFLKTLTGELPTNLIAEPPMPPSTDKTPKPDPA, from the coding sequence ATGAAACGCATCCTGATTTTCGCATTCGTCGCGTTCGTCGCGATGGCGGGCTGCCAGACGCAGACCGCGCCGGCGCCCGTCGCTCCGCCCCCGGAGGCCGCCGCGCCGCCCGCGCCCACCGAAGCCCCGATCGACCCCGCCCTGCTCGGCGCGTTTGCCGCGCTGCCGGCGGTGATCGAGTCCGCGGACAATCCCCTCACCGACGAGAAGGTCGCCCTCGGGCGGACGCTCTACTATGACAAGCGCTTCTCGAAGAACCACGACCTGTCGTGCAACTCGTGCCACCTGCTCACGCAGTATGGTGTGGACAACAAGGCGACCTCGCCGGGGCATAAGGGACAGCTCGGCGACCGCAATTCGCCGACGGTCTACAACGCGGCGGGCGAGTTCGTGCAGTTCTGGGACGGCCGCGCGCCGACGGTCGAAGAGCAGGCCAAGGGCCCGGTGCTGAATCCCGTCGAAATGGCGCTGGCCGACGACAAAGCCGTGCTTGCGGTCATCAACTCGATTCCCGAATACGTCGAGGCGTTCAAGAAGGCGTTCCCCGCCGACAAAGACCCCGTGACCTATGACAACTTCGGCCGCGCGATCGGCGCGTTCGAGCGCAAGCTCGTCACCCCGTCGAAGTGGGACAAGTTTGTCGGCGGCGACATGGCTGCCCTGAACGACGCCGAGAAGGCGGGTTTCAAGAAATTCGTCGAGGTCGGCTGCACGGCCTGCCACACCGGCGCTCTGCTGGGCGGGCACATGTTCCAAAAGCTCGGACTCGTGAAGCCGTGGCCGAACGACAAGGACCCGGGCCGCGCGAAGGTGACGAACAGCGATGCCGACAAACTGTTCTTCAAAGTGCCCATGCTGCGCAACATCGAGAAGACCGGCCCATACTATCACGACGGTTCGGTCGCCACGCTCGAAGGGGCCGTGAAGCTCATGGGCGAGCACCAGCTCGGCAAAACGCTCTCCGACGCCGACGTGGCATCGATCATGACCTTCCTCAAAACCCTCACCGGCGAACTGCCGACGAACCTGATCGCCGAGCCGCCGATGCCGCCCTCGACCGACAAGACACCCAAGCCCGACCCGGCCTGA
- a CDS encoding flippase-like domain-containing protein has product MDRENLRLLWWVIGICISAVIVIALFTFIDIRAVFIDLLYSWKPPIVTAIICSFFGNLVFAAFQWKAAYDQMGVRTSLGEHMFVKTAVYGLRAVPPIRHGGVGRSHYMSRAHGIPREKSHAAVVLVEWVNALVMLVVAILGLLMGGHVGWVLPLILAFGVALVAGAQIRNALVRGEHERGPKDNWWRSLKRYVQLTRVPAKSFWTLFFYGLLMLLCRILAAALVASALGIAVPWRTALTYYPVAILIAAVPVAYFGTGLRELAFFATISGMGANETVLAMGILFSIVDQLPIIIPGFATMAPFIFACRVEDWPSPRPR; this is encoded by the coding sequence ATGGACCGGGAGAACCTGCGTCTTCTGTGGTGGGTCATCGGCATCTGCATCTCCGCCGTGATCGTCATCGCCCTTTTCACCTTCATTGACATCCGCGCCGTCTTCATCGACCTCCTCTACTCGTGGAAGCCGCCGATCGTCACGGCGATCATTTGCTCGTTTTTCGGCAACCTCGTCTTCGCCGCGTTCCAGTGGAAGGCCGCCTACGACCAGATGGGCGTGCGCACCTCGCTCGGCGAACACATGTTCGTCAAGACCGCGGTGTACGGCCTGCGCGCCGTGCCGCCGATCCGCCACGGCGGTGTCGGGCGGTCGCACTACATGTCGCGCGCGCACGGCATCCCCCGCGAAAAAAGCCACGCGGCGGTGGTGCTCGTCGAGTGGGTCAACGCGCTCGTCATGCTCGTCGTCGCGATCCTCGGTCTGCTCATGGGCGGCCACGTGGGATGGGTGCTGCCGCTCATCCTCGCTTTCGGAGTCGCGCTCGTCGCGGGGGCGCAGATCCGTAACGCGCTGGTGCGCGGCGAGCACGAACGTGGGCCGAAGGACAACTGGTGGCGATCGCTCAAGCGTTACGTGCAGCTCACGCGCGTGCCCGCCAAGTCGTTTTGGACGCTCTTTTTCTACGGCCTGCTGATGCTCCTGTGCCGAATTCTCGCGGCGGCGCTCGTCGCGTCGGCGCTGGGCATCGCGGTGCCGTGGCGCACGGCGCTCACCTATTATCCCGTGGCGATCCTGATCGCGGCGGTGCCGGTGGCGTATTTCGGCACGGGTCTTCGCGAGCTGGCGTTTTTCGCGACGATCTCGGGAATGGGCGCGAACGAAACGGTGCTGGCGATGGGAATTCTGTTTTCGATCGTCGATCAGCTCCCGATCATCATCCCGGGCTTCGCGACGATGGCGCCGTTCATCTTCGCGTGCCGGGTCGAGGACTGGCCGTCGCCGCGCCCGCGCTAA
- a CDS encoding tyrosine recombinase XerC: MAEESGTHSATHSAWIDAFLEELRLERDAPATTRASYRNDLMQFDEFVTKKHLVPIVDGRADLRAADRYAVRAFVAERSKTDAKSSVARKLSAIRRFFHFLREHGEIERNPARLVAGPKKSKPLPRVLTVDEAKTLLDRAPTGEHAVRDRALMELLYSTGARVSEVVGADLGDLDLDLGTLKVLGKRRKQRLCMVGEAATGAVREYLRACAAVRSRRWGAADAGPIFLTREGERLSRQAAYSLARKHGLAAAMPTRVTPHALRHSFATHLLEGGANLREIQDMLGHASLSTTQVYTHLSVEHVREAYEKAHPHARSRKKGTTT; the protein is encoded by the coding sequence TTGGCCGAGGAGTCCGGCACACATTCCGCCACGCATTCGGCGTGGATCGACGCGTTCCTCGAGGAACTGCGTCTGGAGCGCGATGCTCCGGCCACGACGCGCGCGTCCTACCGCAACGATCTCATGCAGTTCGATGAATTCGTGACGAAAAAACATCTGGTTCCCATCGTGGACGGTCGCGCCGACCTGCGTGCCGCGGATCGCTACGCCGTGCGCGCGTTCGTCGCAGAGCGTTCGAAGACCGACGCGAAAAGCTCGGTCGCGCGCAAGCTGTCGGCCATCCGCCGGTTTTTTCACTTTCTGCGCGAGCACGGCGAAATCGAACGCAACCCCGCGCGGCTCGTCGCCGGGCCGAAGAAGTCGAAACCGCTTCCGCGCGTGCTGACCGTGGACGAAGCGAAGACGCTGCTCGACCGCGCGCCCACGGGTGAACACGCCGTGCGTGACCGGGCGCTGATGGAACTGCTCTACAGCACCGGCGCGCGCGTCAGCGAGGTCGTCGGCGCGGATCTTGGCGATCTCGATCTCGACCTCGGCACACTCAAGGTGCTCGGCAAACGGCGCAAGCAGCGTCTGTGCATGGTGGGCGAGGCGGCGACCGGCGCAGTGCGCGAATATCTGCGCGCGTGCGCGGCGGTGCGTTCGCGGCGCTGGGGCGCGGCGGACGCCGGGCCGATCTTTCTGACTCGCGAAGGCGAGCGGCTCTCGCGGCAGGCGGCGTATTCGCTCGCCCGAAAACACGGGCTCGCCGCCGCGATGCCGACGCGCGTCACGCCCCACGCGCTGCGCCATTCGTTCGCGACGCACCTGCTGGAGGGCGGCGCGAATCTGCGCGAAATTCAGGACATGCTCGGCCACGCGAGTCTCTCGACCACGCAGGTCTACACGCACCTGTCGGTCGAACACGTTCGCGAGGCGTACGAAAAAGCGCATCCCCACGCGCGTTCGCGCAAGAAGGGAACAACGACATGA
- the hslV gene encoding ATP-dependent protease subunit HslV: MNFDKPPVFHATTIIAVRKDGKIAIAGDGQVTLGEQVVKHGARKIRRLYKDQVLVGFAGAVSDAFNLYEKLEGKLEQYSGNLKRAAVELAKDWRKDKFLRQLNALLIAADAESTFIISGTGEIIEPDDDIAAIGSGGAYALAAARALVANTSLSAREIAAKSMRIAGEICIFTNTNIVEDEL; the protein is encoded by the coding sequence ATGAACTTCGACAAGCCGCCGGTCTTTCACGCGACCACGATCATCGCCGTGCGCAAGGACGGCAAGATCGCGATCGCGGGCGACGGGCAGGTGACGCTGGGCGAACAGGTCGTCAAGCACGGCGCACGCAAGATCCGCCGCCTCTATAAGGACCAGGTGCTCGTGGGGTTCGCGGGCGCGGTCTCCGACGCGTTCAATCTCTACGAGAAGCTCGAGGGCAAACTCGAACAGTATTCGGGCAACCTCAAGCGCGCGGCGGTGGAACTGGCCAAGGACTGGCGCAAGGACAAATTCCTGCGCCAGCTCAACGCGCTGCTCATCGCCGCGGACGCCGAGTCGACGTTCATCATCTCGGGCACGGGCGAGATCATCGAGCCCGACGACGACATCGCGGCGATCGGCTCGGGCGGGGCGTACGCGCTGGCGGCGGCGCGGGCGCTGGTCGCGAACACCTCGCTCTCCGCGCGCGAAATCGCGGCCAAATCGATGCGCATCGCGGGCGAGATCTGCATCTTCACCAACACGAACATCGTCGAGGACGAGTTGTGA
- the hslU gene encoding ATP-dependent protease ATPase subunit HslU produces MTHVKDPKPPAGEETWQDEFDLASQLTPRQVVEELDKYIVGQLDAKKAVAVALRNRWRRRQVAEDLRDEIAPKNIIMMGPTGVGKTEIARRLARLAGAPFLKIEASKFTEVGYVGRDVESMIRDLTEISVNMVKEEERDLVIEKAEAIAEDKVLDLLLPPPPKPAPRTEGDGEPVLVTDDPETQAESYKRTREKFRVWLREGKFDQTEVEIKVPDRSSMPMIEVFSGGMEDMEINLKDMFGNMFPKKTKKKKVFVPEALDILEDEEADKLIDMEDVVDLALDRVEQAGIVFLDEIDKIGAGDKGHGPDVSREGVQRDLLPIVEGSNVSTKYGMVRTDHILFIAAGAFNVSKPSDLIPELQGRFPIRVELQSLTKDDFVRILTEPRNALVKQYQAMMETEELELVFPAAGIEEIARIAFDVNGKMENIGARRLHTIMERVLEEISFDAPELKAKRIVIDAAFVKQRLEDIVRDQDLSKYIL; encoded by the coding sequence ATGACCCACGTGAAAGACCCCAAGCCCCCCGCGGGGGAAGAGACCTGGCAGGACGAGTTCGACCTCGCGTCGCAGCTCACGCCCCGGCAGGTGGTCGAGGAACTCGACAAATACATCGTCGGCCAACTCGACGCGAAGAAGGCCGTCGCGGTCGCGCTGCGCAATCGCTGGCGCCGCCGCCAGGTGGCCGAGGACCTGCGCGACGAGATCGCGCCGAAAAACATCATCATGATGGGCCCGACGGGCGTGGGCAAAACCGAGATCGCCCGGCGACTGGCGCGGCTCGCGGGCGCGCCGTTTCTCAAGATCGAGGCGAGCAAGTTCACCGAGGTCGGTTACGTGGGTCGCGACGTCGAGTCGATGATCCGCGACCTGACGGAAATCTCCGTGAACATGGTGAAGGAGGAGGAGCGGGACCTCGTCATCGAAAAGGCCGAGGCCATCGCCGAGGACAAAGTGCTCGACCTGTTGTTGCCGCCGCCGCCCAAGCCCGCGCCGCGCACCGAGGGCGACGGCGAGCCGGTGCTCGTCACCGACGATCCCGAGACGCAGGCGGAGAGCTACAAGCGCACCCGCGAGAAGTTCCGCGTCTGGCTGCGCGAGGGAAAATTCGATCAGACCGAGGTCGAGATCAAGGTGCCCGACCGCTCGTCGATGCCCATGATCGAGGTCTTCTCCGGCGGCATGGAAGACATGGAGATCAACCTCAAGGACATGTTCGGCAACATGTTCCCGAAGAAGACCAAGAAGAAAAAGGTTTTCGTGCCCGAGGCCCTGGACATCCTCGAGGACGAGGAGGCCGACAAGCTGATCGACATGGAGGACGTGGTGGACCTCGCGCTCGACCGCGTCGAGCAGGCGGGCATCGTCTTCCTCGACGAGATCGACAAGATCGGCGCGGGCGACAAGGGCCACGGGCCGGACGTCTCGCGCGAGGGCGTGCAGCGCGACCTGCTGCCGATCGTCGAGGGCTCCAACGTCTCGACGAAATACGGCATGGTGCGCACCGACCACATCCTGTTCATCGCGGCGGGCGCGTTCAACGTCAGCAAGCCCTCCGATCTCATCCCCGAGTTGCAGGGGCGCTTCCCCATCCGCGTCGAACTCCAGAGCCTGACCAAGGACGACTTCGTCCGCATCCTGACCGAGCCGCGCAACGCCCTCGTCAAGCAGTATCAGGCGATGATGGAGACCGAGGAACTCGAACTCGTGTTCCCGGCCGCGGGCATCGAGGAGATCGCGCGCATCGCCTTCGACGTGAACGGCAAGATGGAGAACATCGGCGCGCGCCGCCTGCACACCATCATGGAGCGCGTGCTGGAGGAAATCTCCTTCGACGCCCCCGAGTTGAAAGCCAAGCGCATCGTCATCGACGCGGCGTTCGTGAAGCAGCGCCTCGAAGACATCGTCAGGGATCAGGATCTGTCGAAGTACATTCTGTAG
- a CDS encoding DUF3108 domain-containing protein, whose protein sequence is MSGRGVGAAWWAAAMCVVLLGTGAAFAGDPIAVPQIADSESGTQRIEFIGSGELLYNMSWTMTRADEGGRKSWRYHLDGDNGKTGAARITWVEDAVYDLLPEGLRTRWWKKVSSGAEQETWELRFDWAAKSAAYKYEDRASGKTENTTVKFGDNTYPLDAMNFLLRGLPFEKGPGTSLTGSFVMTDGTLLSGSMVLIGEEKVETPIGTFNAYKVQLKPKGLVGAVAPDMFMWFAKAAPHAWLRYDGRDDGLTSPRTRNVLTKYEPRATLGGK, encoded by the coding sequence ATGTCGGGTCGTGGCGTCGGGGCGGCTTGGTGGGCGGCGGCGATGTGCGTCGTGTTGCTGGGGACAGGTGCGGCATTCGCGGGCGATCCCATCGCCGTGCCGCAAATCGCGGATTCGGAAAGCGGCACGCAGCGGATCGAATTCATCGGCTCGGGCGAACTGCTCTACAACATGAGCTGGACGATGACGCGCGCCGACGAGGGCGGGCGCAAATCGTGGCGCTATCACCTCGACGGCGACAACGGCAAGACCGGCGCGGCGCGCATCACGTGGGTCGAGGACGCCGTCTACGACCTGCTGCCCGAGGGCCTGCGCACGCGGTGGTGGAAGAAGGTGTCGTCGGGCGCGGAGCAGGAGACGTGGGAACTGCGTTTCGACTGGGCCGCCAAATCCGCGGCGTACAAATACGAGGACCGCGCGAGCGGCAAGACCGAAAACACCACCGTGAAATTCGGCGACAACACGTATCCCCTCGACGCGATGAACTTCCTGCTGCGCGGGCTGCCGTTCGAAAAAGGCCCCGGCACGTCGCTCACCGGTTCGTTCGTCATGACCGACGGCACGCTGCTGTCGGGCTCGATGGTGCTGATCGGCGAGGAGAAGGTCGAGACGCCCATCGGCACGTTCAATGCTTACAAGGTACAACTCAAGCCCAAGGGCCTCGTCGGCGCGGTCGCGCCCGACATGTTCATGTGGTTCGCGAAAGCCGCGCCGCACGCGTGGCTGCGTTATGACGGCCGCGACGACGGTCTGACCAGCCCGCGCACCCGGAACGTGCTGACGAAGTACGAGCCGCGCGCGACGCTTGGCGGAAAGTAG